Proteins encoded by one window of Grus americana isolate bGruAme1 chromosome 7, bGruAme1.mat, whole genome shotgun sequence:
- the C7H10orf71 gene encoding cardiac-enriched FHL2-interacting protein — protein sequence MQGNKKHTEGHSDSSSIGSLLDDTDREVSSLTDRAFKSLCVAELEDSYNEPDLAISPDFALQFSAKFHPGTLNHTIKKSNVCNKLTARNNEHTKWASTFQQLPKCTPEEKRIAKNNTFATERKKLNLPVPGPRNNKHVSKVSSLIKTFDKTADQGSGDSLIALKQPIKNSFQKCKLNHGNDMACWDDTDILSIHKELSEFSEASHGSHSLSSKHEPQKRPNKIDLNYCGSDGYYPVLIEMSKVAKSNFSRSSKKALKTRSVKVNEPAKKGNFLHSENSAFESWNVHHKKLTEKEEFVGIKTKKEGLAYLEEAPFIKGSRTHEQKLPPDKITVAKKQEKDFQMEPAPPEAAFSIPLPAVYVPQGPLPSETKFHAALPPAPPPRIHVHQGPPRPPPVPQTLPLPPPTQQGHPPTPPTPEAPPVPPPPAPAQLSPPAMSQASVSPQSVSYRMVSPSLIAQAPSPPPQRPLATLTGEEALSPQLGNSCPPWRRQRATKGAAEKRQTSKENFTASDDTVSLSEKATGAEPGLDVTPLAKQVNSPGSISPSFNITELLTPIIPPKQEVDPLESELIPLTPPPTESAAARDHEGSAFDDYSSRDSYKSKASSLLFNLKDVRKRVKSIYTPSPLLRALEEKNKNRENIQESTKINASLSTSQEKSNKNIAEKDELGDIASVLSSSVHEKDNIADLTGHFTDNYLTLSSPQTTADFLFYQTGDNLQQDDSKHEGLVKNTRGNENFPLFRYESNEPDLRKRLQYPALKPFSRNTADRTAGQPVQNPSVQGEENERRAANQNEEFAVKTLPNQLSPAEDVLYSDIQTSMVVTGHEAQGKRSSSSSEQSFVSTVEQPLQEEPFPLVPLMQKACLQESHKTKSEMGADSKKSHKERGKEVGEDELQYYACISSGTGAAEKKEGRVTGNEQSSLMKEKLRRERREEANSMDSASDGVRDASIPRSEEPQTPPSSSSTKPSLFMIKDNTFRSPQVIRAVKLPLFRSFSLDDTTSSSYKEMESRFVPPAEHNKQHQNMLHAQEAGWSASRSRGLQNVRDGATDRGKEPSEPGSTSVTLDPSRLEDTESFSLGKLMEEDEETYALLNKVGKMNEESVCRRKEKPQTRKARHSLTQPNLGLENDQAQNKPSYPTERKTNYFKNHNLSNRRGGSCAKKIITRETISPVTGSISEDHMYSPVSHEALEDILHMEDAPVLLDSLACSAVTSPRSGSTMHSIAASSSSDKLTTEKENVINPALLNMALKSQADMSAEEILNSAQRNLPSDSAGEAERLEPRGLGERTAGKPPAVPPKTEKALRRAKKLASRRKKMQEQQKKHQTEQTDAVGRKSSHSGRPSGASAVSPSPSSTQRKILQDPDSGQYYVVDLPAEVNLKTFYDPETGKYVQVSVPSSEGNLHEPPSSEIMNSPYASYPRVLPLPASSVAVLKSPSQLSEPTWLMPAVPGETAELPEDGQQDYRYTESVDTQPYIEPASYSYSQNAEETQVHLRKDTSPTPNTDIASLTDLDDFAAEGVS from the coding sequence ATGCAGGGAAATAAGAAACATACAGAAGGACATAGTGACTCCTCAAGTATTGGGAGTCTCCTGGATGACACAGACAGAGAGGTGAGCAGTCTCACAGATCGGGCTTTCAAAAGTTTGTGTGTGGCAGAACTTGAAGACTCTTACAATGAACCAGATCTTGCCATTTCACCTGACTTTGCCCTCCAATTCTCTGCTAAATTTCACCCAGGGACATTAAACCATACCATCAAGAAAAGCAACGTCTGTAACAAACTAACAGCAAGAAACAATGAACATACAAAATGGGCTTCAACATTCCAGCAGTTACCAAAGTGTActccagaggagaaaaggattGCTAAAAACAATACCTTtgccacagaaaggaaaaagctgaaTTTGCCAGTCCCTGGTCCAAGGAACAATAAACATGTTTCAAAAGTGTCCTCATTGATTAAGACATTTGATAAGACTGCAGACCAAGGGTCAGGAGATTCCCTGATAGCCCTTAAGCAGCCCATTAAGAATAgctttcaaaaatgtaaattgaaTCATGGAAACGATATGGCTTGCTGGGATGACACAGACATTTTAAGCATCCACAAGGaactttctgaattttctgaggCTAGTCATGGTAGCCACAGTCTCAGCAGCAAACATGAGCCACAGAAAAGACCTAATAAAATAGACCTGAATTACTGTGGCTCTGATGGTTATTATCCTGTGCTGATTGAGATGTCGAAAGTAGCCAAGTCAAATTTTTCCCGTTCGTctaaaaaggctttaaaaaccAGAAGTGTGAAAGTTAATGAGCCAgcaaaaaaaggtaattttcttcacagtgagaATAGTGCTTTTGAGTCATGGAATGTTCATCATAAAAAACTGACTGAAAAGGAGGAATTTGTTggtataaaaacaaaaaaggaaggtCTTGCATACCTGGAAGAAGCACCATTTATTAAAGGATCCCGCACACATGAACAGAAATTACCACCTGACAAGATCACCGTTGCTaagaagcaggagaaagatTTTCAGATGGAGCCAGCTCCACCAGAAGCTGCTTTCAGCATCCCTCTTCCAGCTGTATACGTACCTCAGGGTCCCCTCCCTTCAGAAACCAAATTTcatgctgctcttcctcccgCACCCCCCCCTAGGATCCATGTGCACCAGGGTCCTCCTCGGCCACCCCCTGTCCCGCAGACGCTTCCTCTTCCACCCCCCACCCAGCAGGGCcatcccccaacaccccctACCCCTGAAGCCCCTCCTGTGCCACCACCCCCAGCGCCAGCTCAGCTTTCCCCTCCTGCCATGTCCCAAGCCTCTGTCTCACCCCAGTCTGTGTCCTACAGGATGGTTTCACCCTCACTCATAGCCCAAGCACCCAGCCCACCTCCACAGAGACCCCTAGCCACCTTAACCGGAGAGGAGGCCCTCAGTCCCCAACTGGGCAATAGTTGTCCACCATGGAGGAGACAGAGGGCTACAAAAGGGGCAGCAGAGAAGAGACAGACCTCAAAGGAGAATTTCACAGCCAGTGATGACACGGTTTCATTGTCTGAAAAGGCAACTGGTGCTGAACCTGGTCTGGATGTGACTCCTCTGGCTAAACAGGTAAACTCCCCTGGATCCATCAGTCCCTCTTTCAACATCACCGAACTCTTAACACCCATCATACCACCAAAACAGGAGGTGGACCCTCTGGAAAGTGAGCTGATCCCACTGACACCTCCTCCCACTGAGAGTGCAGCAGCGAGAGACCACGAGGGGAGCGCATTTGATGATTACAGCTCTCGGGATAGTTACAAGTCGAAAGCATCGAGTCTGTTATTCAACTTGAAGGATGTGCGTAAACGTGTTAAAAGCATTTATACCCCTTCTCCCCTGTTAAGGGccttggaggagaaaaataaaaatagggaaAATATACAGGAAAGTACAAAAATTAATGCCTCACTCTCAACTTCccaagaaaaaagtaacaaaaatattgcAGAGAAAGATGAATTGGGTGATATAGCCTCTGTATTGTCTAGCAGTGTTCACGAAAAGGACAATATAGCTGATTTAACTGGACACTTTACAGACAATTACCTGACTTTGAGTTCACCCCAAACAACAGCGGACTTTTTATTTTACCAAACTGGAGACAACTTGCAGCAAGACGATTCAAAACATGAAGGTCTGGTTAAAAACACAAGGGGTAATGAAAACTTCCCCTTGTTCAGATATGAATCAAATGAACCTGATTTAAGGAAACGTCTGCAGTATCCAGCACTGAAACCATTCAGTAGAAACACTGCAGATAGAAcagctgggcagcctgtgcaAAATCCCAGTGTCCAGGGTGAGGAAAATGAGAGACGGGCTGCTAATCAGAATGAAGAATTTGCCGTCAAAACACTCCCAAACCAACTCTCACCAGCAGAGGATGTGCTTTACAGTGACATCCAAACCAGTATGGTGGTAACTGGCCATGAAGCACAAGGCAAAAGAAGCAGTAGTTCTTCGGAGCAATCTTTTGTCTCCACAGTAGAGCAGCCACTTCAGGAGGAGCCATTTCCACTGGTGCCCCTGATGCAGAAGGCGTGCCTTCAAGAAAGCCACAAGACTAAGAGTGAAATGGGTGCAGACAGTAAAAAAAGCCacaaggagagagggaaagaggttGGTGAAGATGAACTGCAATATTATGCTTGTATCAGCTCTGGTACTGGTGCAGCAGAGAAGAAGGAGGGCAGGGTTACTGGGAATGAACAGAGTAGCTTGATGAAAGAGAAActaaggagagagagaagggaagaggccAACAGCATGGATTCTGCTTCCGACGGTGTAAGGGACGCGTCCATCCCCAGGTCCGAGGAGCCACAAACACCCCCATCTTCAAGCTCAACCAAACCCAGTCTGTTTATGATTAAAGATAACACATTCAGGTCACCTCAGGTAATAAGGGCTGTCAAgctgcccctgttcaggtcctTTTCCCTGGATGATACAACGAGCAGCAGTTATAAGGAAATGGAAAGTAGGTTTGTGCCCCCAGCAGAGCACAACAAGCAGCACCAGAACATGTTGCATGCCCAGGAGGCAGGTTGGTCGGCATCGaggagcagagggctgcagaACGTGAGGGATGGAGCAACCGACAGAGGGAAAGAGCCCAGTGAGCCTGGATCTACTTCAGTAACACTAGATCCCAGTCGTCTGGAAGACACAGAGAGCTTTTCATTAGGGAAGCTGATGGAAGAAGACGAAGAGACTTATGCTTTGTTAAATAAAGTTGGGAAAATGAATGAGGAAAGTgtctgcagaaggaaagagaagcctCAGACTAGAAAGGCAAGACACAGCTTAACACAGCCAAATTTAGGTCTGGAAAATGACCaagcacaaaacaaacccagctATCCCACAGAAAGAAAGACAAATTACTTTAAGAATCATAATTTATCTAATCGCAGAGGTGGCTcttgtgcaaaaaaaataatcactagGGAGACCATTTCCCCTGTGACTGGCTCCATATCAGAGGACCACATGTATTCTCCTGTATCCCATGAAGCTTTAGAGGACATCCTACATATGGAAGACGCACCGGTTTTGTTAGACAGTCTTGCATGCTCTGCTGTTACAAGCCCCAGGTCAGGCAGCACAATGCACTCCATTGCTGCCAGTTCATCATCAGACAAGCtaacaacagagaaagagaatgtTATAAACCCTGCCTTGCTAAACATGGCACTAAAGAGCCAAGCTGATATGTCTGCAGAAGAGATACTTAATTCAGCACAGAGGAATCTCCCTTCTGATTCTGCAGGGGAAGCTGAGAGACTGGAGCCCAGGGGACTTGGGGAGAGAACAGCAGGTAAGCCTCCTGCTGTGCCACCAAAAACAGAAAAGGCTCTGCGGCGGGCCAAAAAGCTGgccagcaggagaaagaaaatgcaagagcaacagaaaaaacatcAGACTGAGCAGACAGATGCTGTAGGGAGAAAATCTTCTCATTCTGGAAGACCCAGTGGTGCATCAGCAGTAAGCCCTTCACCCTCTTCAACCCAGCGTAAAATCCTCCAAGACCCTGACTCTGGCCAATACTATGTAGTTGATTTACCAGCTGAAGttaatttaaagacattttatgaCCCAGAAACTGGCAAGTATGTTCAAGTTTCAGTCCCTTCCTCAGAAGGGAACTTACATGAGCCTCCCTCTTCAGAAATTATGAATTCTCCCTACGCCTCCTACCCTAGAGTGCTGCCTTTACCAGCTTCATCTGTAGCAGTGCTGAAGTCACCTTCTCAGCTCTCCGAACCTACCTGGTTAATGCCAGCTGTACCAGGAGAAACAGCTGAACTACCTGAAGATGGCCAGCAGGACTACAGATATACTGAATCTGTGGATACTCAGCCCTATATTGAACCAGCCTCTTACTCCTACAgtcaaaatgctgaagaaactCAAGTTCACTTACGAAAGGACACGAGCCCAACACCAAATACTGACATAGCGTCCCTCACCGATTTAGATGattttgctgctgaaggagTATCTTGA